A genomic segment from Maniola hyperantus chromosome 4, iAphHyp1.2, whole genome shotgun sequence encodes:
- the hyx gene encoding parafibromin, translating into MADPLSLLRQYNVNKKEIIERDGQIIFGEFSWPKNVKTNYLMWGSGKEGSDKEYYTLECLLFILKNIQLAHPVYVKQAAAANIPPVRRPDRKELLAYLNGETATCASIDKSAPLEIPTQVKRTHDNDGGESAAKKPRIEETHVQKVREQLAARLDAPKEASVTVDNIKSLSEAMSVEKIAAIKAKRLAKKRTTIKSHDYADTLGVVGSDLRAILDYDVDLTKDIISRERQWRTRTTVLQSNGKTFAKSILALLGSIRAREEGRPGIPRPQPVVMPPPSAMPMQQTQYNRYDQERFIRQKEETEGFKIDTMGTYHGMTLKSVTEGPSAPAPARAPQTPNHPRQMPQNGSVPGTPGRRDLLPVAAARAPTGGGKRPSRTPIIIIPAATTALISMYNVKDMLQDLKFVPVEQKKTEGAARENEVLLQRRKGPQGDQVPNNATTMTVPYRVVDSPGRLSAAEWDRVVAVFVQGPAWQFKGWPWDGNPVQIFANICAFHLKFDEMKLDANVARWAVTVLNLSRTKRHLDRAALLGFWETLDKHMMKNKPHLRF; encoded by the exons ATGGCGGACCCCCTCAGTTTACTCCGacaatataatgtaaataaaaaagaaattattgAGCGTGACGGTCAAATAATATTTGGCGAGTTTTCGTGGCCCAAGAATGTCAAAACTAACTATCTTATGTGGGG GTCTGGAAAGGAAGGCAGCGATAAAGAATATTATACTCTGGAATGTCTGCTGTTTATCCTTAAAAACATACAACTTGCTCATCCAGTGTATGTCAAGCAAGCAGCT GCAGCGAATATTCCACCTGTACGTCGTCCTGATCGTAAAGAGCTGCTTGCTTATCTCAATGGTGAAACAGCCACTTGTGCATCAATAGACAAAAGTGCACCATTGGAAATTCCAACACAG GTCAAACGCACACATGATAATGATGGTGGAGAATCAGCTGCTAAAAAGCCTCGCATTGAGGAAACTCATGTACAAAAGGTTCGTGAACAGCTGGCAGCTCGGTTGGATGCCCCTAAAGAAGCCTCGGTCACTGTTGATAATATAAA GTCATTGTCTGAGGCTATGTCAGTGGAGAAAATTGCAGCTATTAAAGCTAAACGTCTAGCCAAAAAGAGGACAACTATAAAAAGCCATGACTATGCTGACACTTTGGGTGTTGTTGGATCAGATCTTAGAGCTATTCTGGACTATGATGTGGATCTCACTAAAGATATTATCAGCCGGGAGAGGCAATGGAGGACTAGGACCACAGTATTACAGAGCAATGGAAAG ACATTCGCAAAGAGCATTTTAGCACTACTGGGTAGTATAAGAGCCCGCGAGGAAGGCAGGCCCGGCATCCCGCGGCCACAGCCCGTGGTGATGCCACCGCCGAGCGCGATGCCCATGCAACAGACACAGTACAACAGATACGATCAGGAACGATTCATTAGGCAAAAAGAAG AAACTGAGGGCTTCAAAATTGACACTATGGGTACATACCACGGCATGACCCTTAAATCCGTAACGGAGGGACCCAGCGCGCCGGCACCGGCCAGAGCGCCACAAACGCCAAACCACCCAAGGCAAATGCCAC aGAACGGCTCAGTTCCGGGAACGCCGGGCAGACGTGACCTGCTGCCTGTGGCGGCTGCGCGGGCGCCCACGGGCGGCGGCAAGCGGCCCTCGCGCAcgcccatcatcatcatccccgCCGCCACCACGGCGCTCATATCCATGTACAACGTAAAAGATATGCTGCAAGACCTCAA ATTTGTACCTGTTGAGCAAAAGAAAACAGAGGGAGCAGCTCGCGAGAACGAAGTACTCTTGCAAAGGAGAAAAGGTCCACAAGGTGACCAAGTGCCCAACAATGCGACGACAATGACG GTGCCATACCGCGTGGTGGACAGCCCGGGGAGGCTGTCGGCGGCCGAGTGGGACCGCGTGGTGGCCGTGTTCGTGCAGGGTCCGGCCTGGCAGTTCAAGGGCTGGCCCTGGGATGGCAATCCTGTTCAAATCTTTGCTAACA TATGCGCGTTCCACCTGAAGTTCGACGAGATGAAGCTGGACGCGAACGTGGCGCGCTGGGCGGTCACCGTGCTCAACCTGAGCCGCACCAAGCGGCATCTGGACCGCGCCGCGCTGCTCGGCTTCTGGGAGACCCTTGACAA GCACATGATGAAGAATAAACCACACCTAAGGTTCTGA